In Silene latifolia isolate original U9 population chromosome 6, ASM4854445v1, whole genome shotgun sequence, the genomic window GCTTAGATAGGCTCAAAAATGTCGGCAGCTCAGGTTTGGCTCGAAGCTTGTTGAAGCTGAAATTGGAGCATGGGATTAGCCTTGGACATATGAATCCAGGATTTGACTCGATCCTGTTCAGTTCactctttttcttttatttcaaaATTAATCTATAAAAAGGCATATAAgtaaaattaaatattattattattattattattattattataaattattaaaGAACATATAATTTTTTCAAAATGAGCCCACACAAGCTTTTTCTTTGAGTTTTAGTGGGCTCTGCGTGTTGCGAGCTTGAGATCGGTTTGACCGATGTCGAGGTGAACTTTtattgaagtgattttgaggacTTGTCGAGTGGACTCAACACCCTGTCCTTGTTACCATTCAGACAGGAAAAATAATTTATACTATAATTAATCGGTTTGTTTCTCTTTGAACACTCAGCTATACTTGGAATTTTTGGAGAAATTTGAAAGGAAATTTGTGACCCAAGGAGCATACGATACGCGCACCATCTTTCAATCACTTGATTTGGCATGGACACTCCTCAGGATTTTCCCTCGTGAGCTGCTCCACCGTATTCCGGCAAAGACCCTCGATCAATATTACAGTCGAGATGCTACAAATTGATGACGGGCTTCCCAGCTGTGTCGAGCCTATTAAATTTGTTTGTTACTGCTATTGTTTTGTTCTTTCTTCTAGTATCAATAAAGGTTCCCATTGTTTTTTGAGGTCCTCTAAAAGTGAGGTTGTTTGGCTAGTTGATGTGTACATTACTGATATTCTTTTAGCAGGACCATGTAGATTTGTTGGGAAGACACAaacttgtattattattattcttatttattATTTTCAATTCACGTATGTGAGGCTTGAAGGCAAGCAGTTTAAATAGCAAGAAAGCACCTCCTCTCTTTGCAGCATTTTCTTGATATATATACCATATATATATGACTTGACTCTtattttggactgaaattgtctgaactgatTTGAACTCAAATTTTACTCTCTACTTCAAATTATTTAACCACCTTCAACTTCACTTGTACTTAACTTGACCAAATTAATTAAACTTAACCAACTAAATTTAATTCAACGTAATTTAGTTGAACTAAatgaattaaactaaactaaactaaactaatcttAATAGACCTGAGTTGAACGAAAACAAGTCCAAAATAGCAAATTTGGGTTCATGGGCTCATGGCAACAATTGCCTTTTCAAGAAACATCAAGCATCATGATCTTTACGCCTGTTTTTTGGATCAAATCGAtccgatctcgaatcgaatcaatcaacttataggatctcgaatcgaatcgaacttataggatctggacgtaacttataggatctgaactgaacttacacgatccgaatttaaattaacttaaattaatttaacttaaatattattattattattattattattattattattattattattattattattgttcttgttgctatttttattattactagtattggtgcccggcttcgcccgggctacatCTACTtgccattaattttttttttaaataaaattacttaaagttgcataacccataagtttattatttatatattttttataacatatcatAAAATTACGATggaataaattttgagacaaattcactactcccgctattaatattttactcttattaatgaaacaatagtaataacatttcactacttgtccGTAATCATTGTTATTTTTACTACTCctgtcgtaattattgttactgccactactgccgcattcgtaattattgttactttcactattgctacattaatattgattatttcactactcccgttgttgtttctacccctctcactaatctcgttgataatattgttacttttactattcaaatgagtgattaatatcatataattatatccaatgttactacaattcttttctttattgacgaaattacttttactacttaggcatgcaattttaagacgattatatatttatataaatatattacatatatgcattaaatcaaatcgaaagaattatgcaatattatatattatggaatttaacttgaattatttataacctacttattatatttttgtatgttaaataattaacatctctatacatctaataaactaaataaaattgatgataataattaatactataagtgtgcatgtttatactaattaattattttattttaaggaaattgaccatcttctagtcttctataaatatttaggaaaattaccagacatcttctttcttttagtctccttgaaattgaccatcttaattaattatattattttaaggaaattgacttatcttaattaattattttattttatggaaattgaccatgtttaggaaaattaccaaacttctatataatttaattttaacccaaattatataatatttgcattgagatcccttattcgggtccatcacacggtgctattgatttaaaactatatagtataattaatttgtataactttctttaattacattgaagtcccatggtttctggaattaatatatagtattgatttattactattatttgtttataaaaccgcaacttttattattattattataaaaataaacgcaaatttttattgagattaaacaaattttttacaagaaattagtgggcagccaAGAGAGAACGctgataagaaaatatagtctaaaacacaaggtaaaataataacatttttccgctttatatacattggtttgttcatacattatactacggttACATAACGATAAAAAATAACGAGAAGAGTGATAATTTTggtttaaaaataataatgtatatatgtatggaataattaataatgtcaaatgtttttgcctcggttttaaaaataatactttgtatataactttactaaactgaatttataggatctgaactgaactgaacttatagaatctgaactgaacttataggatctgatctgaactgaacttatagaatttgaagtgaacttaaattaagtgactttaagtccaaaagaacatgggcTTAATGTAGGATCACGAGTCACGACTCATGATAATGCACTGCAATTTGTGACGTCTTCAACGCTACTACCACTGTATCAGCCACCTTTGATAACAGTTTATTTAATATACGATTATCAGTCACCTTTAAAATCTTGAGTATGTTTAGTAattacaattggtctcccttgtgacggattaccatttgtggcggatattttgtgagttaaaatggtaacaaaatgggttagtggagaaagtggaccacatgaatagtgttgcagagagagaaaaagtgggtactttgtgaggtaaaatggtatccgtcactcttgagtgacggatatgtgccgtcacaaacaagaatttgtataGTAATTAATAGCGAGTAAAATTAGCTAAAGTAATCCAGGAAATGAAATTACACAGCTTTATGATCTAACAATCGGAGGGGCACCTTGCCCGAGTGCAGACTCGAAAATATATTTTGCTTAATCAAAAATAAAATTCATATCCTACAAATTAAATAATAGATGAATTTCAGTATGACCATCTTTGACGTTTCTTGTGATCAATGAGACAGTATCCTCTTCGCTGCACGAGAAGCTCAAGGGAATTAACTTCAAGTGCCGACAAGTTTATATGTATGTTGGCCTTTCATTCCCTGTGTTCTTTTATGAGTTTATCTATCTCTATATCATACCATTGTATACTTGTATATTAACTTCTCAATCATATACCCTTCAACTCTTCAAGGGCTTCGGGTCTTGGACAAATTCTCTTGATCGTCATCTAGCTTGAACTCTTGGGAGTACCACAATTTCTTCTGGCATATTAGTATCTTCTCATTTTCGGTACTATACTCGGTGTCTTCCTTACGACAACTCCATTTCATTGCCTTTCCAATGGTATTAATAGCATCCAAGAAATAGGTAGCTTCCCTAATGATTACATATCCATTGGGTCGTAGTATACGATCCATTTCCAGGAGCACAGACTTCATTCCACACCTATTCATTAAATAACATTACATTAAACGAGCTTTTGTAGCAGAGCCGGGTACTAAAAGGTTATATTAAGTTCTCAAAAAGGATTCGAGATTTTCTGTGGTTTCCAGGATGCTTAATTTTCGAATGTCTGAAGATCAAGCATTTCGATTAATTATGGGACTTTTGTGCCATAGTGGTGAAGATTGTCTTGCATTGCGCTCGAATCCTCTGCGAATTTATTTTGGACGACACTTTTAAAGCTATATATTTGAAGGACCTTAATTTTAAGGATGATAAGGCCCCTAAAATAATCGAGACATCCTTTGCAGAAATGGAACAATTTGGTTTGCTGAAACACGAGTGTAATAATATGAGCTAGACAATAAGAGGACCACAAGCGAGATTACCTTTGGCTTTCAGCAGTGAAGAATTCATCCATGTGAAGAAGATCATATGTTCTTGGGTAGGTTGAAAATGCCTCGCACCTACGTCATACACAGTTCGTTAGTATGGCAATTTGCCTATTCATCCATGGATTTACAATAAGATTGAGGCAAGACAGTCCGATGATCGGATAGGTTAAGCTTATAAAGTTCTAAGGTGACTTTTAAACGTAAATTTCGAAACTCAAATCCAAACATTATATCTTAACTCCACCTTACTGTGAGTCTGTCTCCCCCAATTTTTTCCCATGGACAAGAAAATTATAAGCAACTATAATGAGTTACCAGTCATGATAGGCTCCGACAAGTCCACGATCGTAAATCACGGGCAATGTGTTAGGACCGTACGACGACACAACATTCATTACCCAAACCGGATCCTCGATCAAAGCAGCAGCAAAACCTCCATACAATGTATTCATATCCATTACATTCCGGATCTTGTCACTTCCAATGGCTGAGAGCAACTTCTTGTAGTGCTTGGTCCTCACCTTCCACTTGCTAGCGTCGTGCTTAAAGGCACCAGCACTTCCACCAGGAGCATCAGAAATTCGATCAGGCACAACCGTCAAACGGTCAGGCCACTTCGCCACGGATTTCAGGCTCAATTTCTTGAGCTTTGGGCTCGGGACAGTGACACATGACCGAAGAGGGGTGTACCAAGCTGCATCAGGCTCGATGCTGTCATCGCACTTGGGGGGATAAGCGTCAGGATTAGCAAGCTTCTTGTTGTAGCACTCGTTGTCGGATGCTTTCCTCCATACAGCAATATCGTCCTTTTTGTCAAATAACTTGAAGCACATAGAGGTTAGCAACTTCTGAAGTTTCTCATAATCCGATCTTTGTTCCTCAATGGTAGTATTCCACCCTCGCCAACGGTGCTCATAGTTCACAGGAGGTCCGGATAGAACCCAAAACCCCCCTGGCCGAAGTATACGGTGTATTTCCATAAGGTATAATCCACCTACAAACAGGAGAGacaaaaaacaaaatacaaagttAGCCGACGTTATTTCAGCAATTTGCTTTTGCTTTATATTCCGGTCTCTTTTTCCAATTCAATACTAGGAGGCAAAAAACATAAAGCTATCTAATATCATTCTGGAACTTTAATTTGGCTACGTAAAGCATGTTGCCAGAAGAATTCTTCCCACACAACAGGACAGTTGGAGACTATTTTATACGAAGAAAATGAAATTATTTTCACTTATAACATAGGCGTGCCTTACATAAGAATATGAGTAATATAGAAGCTATTTAAGATGCAATTGCAAGAAGGACTTTCAATAACATCGACGTGACATTTATATAGTAGAAGTTTAAGCTCAACAATAAAACTAGAAGAGCGCATACCAAACTCAGTCCATGGAATGAGGCACCTGGAGCAGTGAGCCATATCGAATGAGTTCGAAGGGAAAGGTAATCGTTGTGTTGAGATGACACCTAGAATTGCTGGAATACCACGCTCTAAAGCAAATTGGACTTGCGCCTCATGATTATCCCTTGGGGCTAAAGAAATGGTTAGAATTCCTCGATCCAACAAATCTCCTCCCCAGCTAGCAACCTTcattgaaaaaggaaaaaaaaaatatttaattgGTTGTTGTGCAACTTTCCACTATATATATCATGAAAAATCGGCTTACAAATACTTTATGAGAGAACGAGCATAGCATGATACTTACCCCACAGCCAGTGTCGATAGCTGTACGAATAGTCCCATCTTTCATCTGAGGAATCAGATCAACCATAAGATCTACATAATGACTAACTCCTTTAGGAAACATTGTACCTCCACCAGGGAAGAGAAACTTCTCTCCCTCTTTCCTCAGCCAGTTTTGATTAGATTTCTGTTTGTCGATCCAATCATATGGCACATTCCTACAAGAATAATCTTTTGAATTAGAAACCTCATTTTTTTGCATTTAAAAGACAACCACTCTAATGTATATATTTCTGCTTGCAGTCTTATAAGTAACATTACCTGTACCAACACTCATTCTTGCTCTTCGGCCATCTGATTGGCGGTTTGTACCCATTTGGCGGGGGAACTAAGCACTCCTTTCTTTCCGAAATTGGCGGGCAATGTCGTTCTAGGAAAGTAAGTCTTTGATAACCATACTTCTTCCATCTCTGCAAAAAGACACAACATACGGAGTAATACAATAAAGTATGATCCTGTGTTGATAAAATGTTTTAACATAGTTCAAAGTTTTGGGGAAGACTATCCTATTGTAATACAAGGTGTTTTGTGTTTTTGGATTGAGTTTTCAACTTAAAATAAAAAACTCGGCCCGGAACTTTGAATCCACACATCATTGTTACAACAGGACGGTCTTACAAAAGCCTTTGCCAATCTCTAAAACTAAGTAGATAACATATAAATCAGATAGGCGTTGTCCGTACCTTTGGGTCCGTGCAAGGAGTATAATCTTGATAATCAACACCACATTCAGGGAACGAAAAGGATTTGATCTGAAGAGATACGGCCCCTGATCCAATCTTTGTAACCGATTTAGTAACCACATCGGTAATATCTTTAGCCCCGACTAGATTTTTATCAGGACAGTACACACCACCAAGATAGAAGGAGAGCCCACATAACAAAACAACGATCAATGACAAGGGGACAATCCTCAAGCCTCTATCAGGCTGCTGCGGCTTGTCGTCCTTATTGTATTTCATCTCTCTAGCACTTTAGAACTTACTGATTTCCCTGCATCAATAGACCCAAAAATACACATCAAAATAGCTTCTTAACTTTCACCTATATACAATTGTTAGTCATTGAGTCTTGTGTGAGACGGTATCACATGCGCAAGCAAACCAAATTCCGAACATGAGACAGATGGAGTTCTAAAAGGAGAATAATCAGATAAATGCAACATTTTCCAAACATCAAAGCTACCATTCTAACAAGGCAAAAAGCTCAaacaaatcatcaaaataaaaagtAGAACACAGAATTCACAGACACTGCAAAAGTACAGTTTACTGACCTGTATAAAACTGGAGATACTTTACCAGAGAGATGAATATAAATCACTTCATATTTTACATTCAAATCTTATTCAGAAAAAGCAGCCAAAGAGTAGAGTTTTAACTAGAAGTAAgcaagaaagaaagaaacaagtggcaattggccaaaaacaacagTCAATATATTGCATTATTAATAATGAAACCAGATCTAATAGTCAAAGTAGATTATTAATATACTTTAATAATGGCATAAACAAATTAAACAATGAGATTTCATGGTCCAGTTGGTCTCTCCTATGACGGGGAAATGCGACCGTTTTATGAAAATAATAATcattcacaaattcttatttatcgGATAATGGTTATATTTTATCacaaaatggtcacattttgtaTCAAAATTCGGTCACATTTTCTCCGTCACGAATGAGAGTTTGTGATGCTCTATCAACCTACTTTGCACATGATGGTGGGGTCACATGATGCTATATACCAATCTTCAAACTTTACAGCCCAAATTAGTCTAGCAACCAGTCCCCACTGATTGTTACTAAAAAGTGAGAAAAAGCATATGATTTTGTTGTCAAATCTACATATGAAACCTATTAATATAAGTTGGACCAACCATAATTGCTTCAAAGGTAAGTTATGGCAAAGAAATTTCATGTACTATGATCTTCACAAATTAATGCATTTCTAAAGGGGGCATCATCAAAAGTAAAAGTACATAAAAGAATGCAGCCGACAAAGAGCAATATCAAAAGTAAGCATAACTATCAATACAGGAGTGTTTTTTCTAGACCGTCTTGTAATTTGTGAAAAACTTTATAGAACATGTAATTATATTGAATACTGCATAAATAAGAAATAAGTCCATGAAAACCCAAAAATGAACTTTTAATTGAGCATTGAAATGCACAAATCATACAGCTGATACCCAATTTTTACTGAATCTTTGTTCTTTCTTGAATTTTACACCATAAAGATCTGATTTTGCTGCAACCACCATAAAAAAAGTCTTTGATCACCCAATTAGTTccaaaaaaaatgattttaactACATATACTGATATACTGATATCAAGATCTAGCTAATTTCAAATGCATTCTGCAGCAAATAGAGagaaaaaagttgaaaaagtaaaataaaaaattGATTGAAGTGGTTGAGAAAAAGAAATTACCTTGAATTTACAAAATTAAGATGTGTCCTTTATATTGCTTCCAGAATTATATATAGAGACCCAAGAATGTGTGGTGAAACTTGGGCAGTTGGAATCTTTTTGCCTCAAAGTTGGAGTAACATAAGAATTTGTGCTGAAAGTTGAGTGAATGAGAAAAATAAGGAATCTTGGGAGTTAAACAAAGTGGTCCAGCTGAATTGTAATGCTAATGCTAGTTTGATTACATTACATAGAAGTTGGATTATAGGATTAGAGAGGGTGTATTTAAACTCAAGTGAAATGAAGTGAAGTGAAGTGGCTGCCCTGGCTGGTGGGTAATCAATAAAATCCAAGTTCCATTGCTTTCTGTTGCGCTGTTTTCCTTGGTTTGTACGGatatcctctccatttccttcatttcctaaaaaaaaaaatgcTAAATCCCGTACACCATTTTACTAAATCCCGCACAATTTCTCCCCTTATTTCAAATGTACCCCTCACATTTCTCACACCGACCAAAAAAACATGCTAAATCACGTATACCGGCCGAATAGACGAACTCTGCGCCAATAGAGACATCGTACTCCGACGATGGTGGTCGACGACGATAAATATTTGCAGCTAGCAACCAAATCTGAAAAATGCTTTTTCGGCTTGATCCATCATCAATCAAATGAGTTCAATATTTGCAGCCTTACAATTTGCATTGTCCATTTGTCAAAAATGTCGGCCATTTCAATTGAATAAACTTATAGAGTATCAAATTAATCCATccattaaaaccctaattgttaAAAGAAAACCCCCCTTTTTTTAACATTAATTAAATCAATTTAAAGACGGTATTAATAACATTGCTGATAAAACGGAGAAATTATATGTGCGAATTACAATCATAATTGTGAAGTTGTTAATTAATTGGTTAGGTTTGAGAGAGAGAAGGGGGATAactttttttgggttttttttatgaCGAAGGGTAATTTTGGAATATTAGGGCAAAGTGTGTAGGATTTAGTAAAAaggtgtgcgggatttagcaattgcgaaaaaaaaaatggagagtTCATTTTCTTACAACGTCAAAATCGCATCCTCCAACATTTAACGGTTATTAATttatgcataaaaataaaggGGAAGTGGAAGTTAGAAgggaaattattattaaattggCTTGATAGAAGGAAATGGGGAGAGAGAAATGGAGAGGATTCTAATGCGTTTTTACCACACTTCACTTCCAATTGAGAACCTCTCAATTTCCTTTCAAAGGTCCGGATTATATTTTGTAAACATCTAACAGTGCAAGTcttgatgagatgaatgaataatagtaATAATTTAAAGTAGGAATGTGAGAGAAAATGGACAAGAAATGGAGAGATCTTTGCTCCTTCACTTCCATTTCATTCCATTCGCGTCTTCTCCCACGGGTCAAATCACAAGTTTACGACGGGTCAAATAGTAGCACTTAGATGCAAAACGGTAAAGAAGTCACAAAATTTGTGACTGTTTGGGTattaaaaaaacaattaaaatCTCTTGCCTTCTCAATGCACGGTTTTTACCACAAATTTGAAAAGTCACTTTTAACCTAATTCTATCCCATTCACCATCACAAATTCATCTTCTCTCTTTCAACTTCTACTGCTTTCTCTCATTCCaaattctctcctcctctctcatGTAAAACTCTTCATACAAAATAATCAAAATTGAAAACATTAACATaacggaaaatgcacgcggtgtcCTTGAGATTTCacattttgcccgaaatacccaatttttttatccggaaaactttaagagaCCATAACTCGTGTCTACGAGTTTagaaagtgataattttttttcaaatcgattacctttccgagaactacgatttgaaaaaaaaaaattgtcgtatttggatcccgtggctacgagtttttgtatgtcaaagtttttttaccgaacaaactttgtgtgaccatatctcttggtcatGAATTTAAACTCGACAATTATTTTTCAAgtcgtagttctcggaaagataatTAATTTAAAAAAACAAATCGTCACTTTCTGAGTCCGTAAAAATgagttatagcctcttaaagttttccggataaaaaaattgggtatttcgggcaaaatatcaaacttcaagggcaccgcgtgcattttccgttAACATAAATATTGGTAAGATGGTAAAGAAAATAACAGCAAAAGGCAACCACCTAAAGAGAATACTAGAGAGACAAATGCAATTGATAATGTCGGAGGAGATACTCATTTTTATAGAACTTTTTCTGTTTCTTcgttttttgttttcatttttggtTTAATAATGGACACATGGAAGTGATCCATGTCGGTATATAATGAACACAACAAATGACCATGGTGGTTCCAGTTTATTTGTTTGTTGGTTTATGGTTTTAAATTAGTTTATTCATTTTGTTGTTGATAGATGCTGAGAAAGTGGTGACAAATGAGATGATTGAGCAGTCAAAGGCTTAAGGGAAGAAGAAGGTAGTGGCGGGAAAAGGGAAAGGAAAGGCTGTTGGCTTGGTTGAGGAGGACGATGAATAGCAAATGGCTCAGACCAAGGGGATGAAGAATAAGATGACATTCACTATAGGGAGAGGCAACATATAAGGGCAAGAGTAAGTGTGGATATGGGTCACCTGCACGCCAATCCGTGGACATGCAGCAGccggaaagccacgctcggtgacgtagaaaagctttcgaccggatcgctttagaccggtcggtttcatctcggtgaaggtctcaaaacgattgctagcgatgttcggagtcgccaccaagcaattatgggatgcctggaaaccgttcgaatccactttgtaCCTCGGTTAAACGAAGCAAAAAGCGGttcttgacataggtactaaagataaggaattgtccctctttagcatcctatcgctagaatgactctcgttcgccctagataaggtcatctattatccaaagtttatgagtaagaggtgagggtacgtattggaaagctctttaatcgaacacccaatcccgcccgcggtagcagcctctactgatcgatcttggttggttaagtgcaaaagttgataaaatgggttaattgcatgaatgcgcataaacaagtttaaacctaacatgtgagatttgctatgtcggttgtttatccaagtatcaagtaattgatgtcgagttggatttaatgttgatttgcatgcaaggcggaaattaaacattcatttaccgagttaggtttgtGGTGCTTAACATAATCCTTTGTCTTAAAAAAGTTTATAGAATGCAAAGTGTAAAATGCAAATCATCAATCTGATCCGttctgtattcgggttaaccgaagtcgggatcgtcctggatgAGTGCTGGAAATGGGACAGGAGCAGTTGCAGGcagccattgaggcgcgagcctgttggtgATGCAAGTGGGTCTGcccaggtttgaaaactggaattAAGAGAGCCTGTTTAGGTGCGAGCTAGGTGACAACCCAAatgggtgtctcctggttgttgaaaatgtttgtaaaatcgtttgtaaaagggtgttaaaacccGCTTTTATTGAAAAGGTCGTTAAGACCGTTTTTGTGCTAATATAAAGAACGTGACTCGGAGTAATTATCATTgtattgataatattcgatgtcgggttcggttttgcatgcttgacatg contains:
- the LOC141587107 gene encoding putative methyltransferase PMT21 translates to MKYNKDDKPQQPDRGLRIVPLSLIVVLLCGLSFYLGGVYCPDKNLVGAKDITDVVTKSVTKIGSGAVSLQIKSFSFPECGVDYQDYTPCTDPKRWKKYGYQRLTFLERHCPPISERKECLVPPPNGYKPPIRWPKSKNECWYRNVPYDWIDKQKSNQNWLRKEGEKFLFPGGGTMFPKGVSHYVDLMVDLIPQMKDGTIRTAIDTGCGVASWGGDLLDRGILTISLAPRDNHEAQVQFALERGIPAILGVISTQRLPFPSNSFDMAHCSRCLIPWTEFGGLYLMEIHRILRPGGFWVLSGPPVNYEHRWRGWNTTIEEQRSDYEKLQKLLTSMCFKLFDKKDDIAVWRKASDNECYNKKLANPDAYPPKCDDSIEPDAAWYTPLRSCVTVPSPKLKKLSLKSVAKWPDRLTVVPDRISDAPGGSAGAFKHDASKWKVRTKHYKKLLSAIGSDKIRNVMDMNTLYGGFAAALIEDPVWVMNVVSSYGPNTLPVIYDRGLVGAYHDWCEAFSTYPRTYDLLHMDEFFTAESQRCGMKSVLLEMDRILRPNGYVIIREATYFLDAINTIGKAMKWSCRKEDTEYSTENEKILICQKKLWYSQEFKLDDDQENLSKTRSP